A portion of the Streptomyces sp. NBC_00376 genome contains these proteins:
- a CDS encoding exodeoxyribonuclease III — MRIATWNVNSITARLPRLLAWLESTGTDVLCIQETKCAAEQFPADALRELGYESAVNATGRWNGVALVSRVGLSDVVTGLPDGPEYEGAQEPRAISATCGPVRVWSVYVPNGREVEHAHYAYKLRWFEALQKAVAADAAGSQPFAVLGDFNVAPTDEDVWDPALFEGATHVTPAERAALAALREEGLSDVMPRPLKYDRPYTFWDYRELRFPKNKGMRIDLVYGNAPFVAAVEDSYVDREERKGKGASDHAPVVVDLSI; from the coding sequence ATGCGCATCGCCACCTGGAACGTCAATTCGATCACCGCCCGGCTCCCGAGGCTGCTGGCCTGGCTGGAGAGCACCGGCACGGATGTGCTGTGCATCCAGGAGACCAAGTGCGCCGCCGAGCAGTTCCCGGCGGACGCGCTCCGCGAGCTCGGCTACGAGTCCGCGGTCAACGCCACCGGGAGGTGGAACGGCGTGGCGCTGGTCTCCCGCGTCGGGCTGTCCGACGTCGTCACGGGACTGCCGGACGGCCCGGAATACGAGGGGGCGCAGGAGCCGCGGGCGATCTCCGCGACCTGCGGCCCGGTCCGGGTCTGGTCGGTCTACGTGCCCAACGGCCGCGAGGTCGAGCACGCGCACTACGCGTACAAGCTGCGCTGGTTCGAGGCCCTGCAGAAGGCAGTCGCCGCGGACGCCGCGGGCTCGCAGCCGTTCGCGGTGCTGGGCGACTTCAACGTGGCCCCGACCGACGAGGACGTCTGGGACCCGGCCCTGTTCGAGGGCGCCACGCATGTCACCCCCGCCGAGCGCGCCGCCCTCGCCGCGCTGCGTGAGGAGGGGCTGTCGGACGTCATGCCGCGCCCGCTCAAGTACGACCGCCCGTACACCTTCTGGGACTACCGGGAGCTGCGCTTCCCGAAGAACAAGGGCATGCGGATCGACCTGGTCTACGGCAACGCGCCCTTCGTCGCGGCGGTCGAGGACAGCTATGTGGACCGCGAGGAGCGCAAGGGCAAGGGTGCGTCCGACCACGCCCCGGTGGTCGTGGACCTCAGTATCTGA
- a CDS encoding Cmx/CmrA family chloramphenicol efflux MFS transporter, with the protein MPFAVYALGLAVFAQGTSEFMLSGLVSDIAADLHVSIPAAGLLTSAFAIGMIVGAPLMALFSRNWPRRRALVFFLCVFSAVHVVGALTPGYGLLLATRVVGALANAGFWAVALVTAVSMVGPEARARATSVVVGGVTIACVAGVPAGAALGGHWGWRSAFWAVALVSVPAVLVIARTVPAGRPESAPAPASVELRTLTGPRLLLTLLTSALVQGATFCAFSYVEPLATRVTGLTAAWVPGLLALFGLGSFIGVTAAGRLVDLRPVAFTAAGLVALAVGWTGFALMAGSPFATVALVLVQGMLAFGTGTALISWVFRLAADAPTLSGSFATAAFNVGGALGPWLGGLAIGAGFGFRSPLWVSALLMVLALGTAGASLGMRRTAAA; encoded by the coding sequence ATGCCATTCGCCGTCTACGCGCTCGGGCTCGCCGTCTTCGCCCAGGGCACATCCGAATTCATGCTGTCCGGGCTGGTCTCGGACATCGCCGCCGACCTGCACGTCTCCATTCCCGCCGCAGGGCTGCTGACCTCGGCCTTCGCAATCGGGATGATCGTCGGGGCGCCGCTGATGGCGCTCTTCAGCCGGAACTGGCCCCGCCGCCGCGCCCTGGTGTTCTTCCTCTGCGTCTTCAGCGCCGTCCATGTCGTCGGCGCGCTCACGCCCGGTTACGGGCTGCTCCTCGCGACGCGGGTCGTCGGGGCGCTGGCCAATGCGGGCTTCTGGGCGGTGGCCCTGGTGACCGCGGTCTCCATGGTCGGGCCCGAGGCCCGCGCCCGCGCCACCTCGGTGGTGGTCGGGGGCGTCACCATCGCCTGTGTCGCCGGGGTGCCCGCCGGTGCGGCGCTGGGCGGGCACTGGGGGTGGCGATCGGCGTTCTGGGCCGTGGCCCTGGTCTCCGTACCGGCCGTCCTCGTGATCGCCAGGACCGTTCCGGCGGGGCGTCCCGAGTCCGCCCCCGCCCCTGCGAGCGTCGAGCTGCGGACCCTGACCGGTCCGCGGCTGCTGCTGACCCTGCTGACCAGCGCCCTGGTGCAGGGGGCGACGTTCTGCGCGTTCTCCTACGTCGAGCCGCTCGCCACCCGTGTCACCGGGCTCACCGCGGCCTGGGTGCCCGGTCTGCTGGCGCTGTTCGGGCTGGGCTCTTTCATCGGCGTCACGGCCGCCGGCCGGCTCGTCGATCTGCGGCCGGTCGCCTTCACCGCGGCCGGTCTGGTGGCACTGGCGGTCGGCTGGACCGGGTTCGCGCTGATGGCGGGCAGCCCGTTCGCGACGGTGGCGCTCGTCCTCGTCCAGGGGATGCTGGCGTTCGGTACCGGTACCGCGCTGATCTCGTGGGTGTTCCGGCTGGCGGCCGACGCACCGACGCTGTCCGGCTCGTTCGCCACGGCCGCGTTCAATGTGGGTGGCGCGCTCGGCCCCTGGCTGGGCGGGCTGGCGATCGGCGCGGGGTTCGGCTTCCGGTCTCCGTTGTGGGTGAGCGCCCTGCTGATGGTCCTGGCGCTGGGCACCGCCGGGGCGTCACTGGGCATGCGCCGCACCGCCGCCGCCTGA
- a CDS encoding SdrD B-like domain-containing protein yields the protein MPGRRTVGSLAAVALGIGSGSLAAAPVAHSQAGDGAVTVRVIRAVDNTGVWTPALEPGIAGVRVTLTDDAGAGIEGVTAADGTVTLTPAADGPGGGRYRVQVVNPKPGVLFPAFASRQGLDGAPNRLSSNEEFVDLSDGKNVAYTTGLWNPGDYCQKNAPLVTTCQPATREGGTQRTLVSFPYDARGQDGVDVNVTDIATDAETGTLFGIAWNKADKRVFSSALAKRTTDYGPGGAGGIYVTDRAQKATTLFTVVPDAGTTAHGQGTDDAFLTAPGKESLGGIKITDDGKDLFVVNLNNRKLYRYDATVATAAAPEAVAAIPDPGCPAAEDWRPFGLGLHDGVGYVGGVCSGESTGKLSDLRAVVMPFDLGTGAFRKPVLDQPLDYPRQSTVGSGPCDGAGWYPWTSTYPDSQNGRPCGSSTIANPEPELGEIDFESDGSMLLAFRDRFGDRAPAGPTPGSVAVVMSGGDLNKACQADGTYVMDTNNGCGLSPRGTRFFDTSWGGHRNTAFAGMALSKVENTIAVSAFDPNHTALGYGTSFLQRDGTQDPKFGLRLNPPGAVAPFGKGASMGDLEVLCDQAPLQIGNRVWYDPERKGIQNPGQRPVVGATVNLYDESGKLVGTTVTTARGEYYFDDSNVTGGLQPRTKYTIRLDKPADYAEGGPLHQWVPTEADVGDNHFVDSKGIVPRDARFPERALTTGGPGENDHTYDFGFRQQEGELRLVKHDEHGRALAHAKFQLWKETNGSDELQTTGEDPDTKVGKPCITRTNGICRGNGVPGTYYWQEVSPPAGYAAPDEPVFGPLVLTSDNLDDGVSVTAVNRRLHTPEPTPKPTKPGSWPGKPDKPDWPEAPGAGAPGKPGHTSHWGLASTGMSQAVQLALAGCAALTGLGAALVVLMRRRRAQHH from the coding sequence ATGCCCGGTCGCCGTACCGTCGGCTCCCTGGCCGCGGTCGCCCTCGGAATCGGCAGTGGCTCGTTAGCCGCGGCGCCCGTGGCGCACTCGCAGGCTGGGGACGGGGCGGTGACGGTCCGGGTGATCCGGGCCGTGGACAACACCGGAGTGTGGACCCCCGCGCTGGAACCGGGCATCGCGGGCGTCAGGGTGACCCTCACCGACGACGCCGGGGCCGGCATCGAGGGGGTCACGGCGGCCGACGGCACCGTGACGCTCACCCCGGCTGCGGACGGGCCCGGCGGCGGCAGGTACCGGGTGCAGGTGGTGAATCCGAAGCCGGGAGTGCTGTTCCCCGCCTTCGCCTCGCGCCAGGGACTGGACGGTGCGCCCAACCGGTTGAGCAGCAACGAGGAGTTCGTCGACCTCTCCGACGGAAAGAACGTGGCGTACACCACCGGGCTGTGGAATCCGGGTGACTACTGCCAGAAGAACGCACCGCTGGTGACGACCTGTCAGCCCGCCACGCGCGAGGGCGGGACCCAGCGCACGCTGGTCTCCTTCCCGTACGACGCGCGCGGCCAGGACGGCGTCGACGTCAACGTCACCGACATCGCCACCGACGCCGAGACCGGCACGCTGTTCGGCATCGCGTGGAACAAGGCCGACAAGCGGGTGTTCTCCTCGGCGCTCGCCAAGCGCACCACGGACTACGGTCCGGGCGGCGCCGGTGGCATCTACGTGACCGACCGCGCGCAGAAGGCGACCACCCTGTTCACCGTCGTCCCGGACGCGGGGACGACAGCGCACGGCCAGGGCACCGACGACGCCTTCCTCACCGCACCCGGCAAGGAGAGCCTGGGCGGCATCAAGATCACCGATGACGGCAAGGACCTGTTCGTCGTCAACCTCAACAACCGCAAGCTCTACCGCTACGACGCCACGGTGGCGACCGCGGCGGCGCCCGAGGCCGTCGCCGCCATCCCGGACCCGGGCTGTCCGGCGGCGGAGGACTGGCGCCCGTTCGGCCTCGGCCTGCATGACGGCGTCGGCTACGTCGGCGGGGTGTGCTCCGGCGAGTCCACCGGGAAGCTGTCGGACCTGCGCGCCGTGGTCATGCCCTTCGACCTCGGCACCGGGGCGTTCCGCAAGCCGGTGCTGGACCAGCCGCTGGACTACCCGCGCCAGTCCACGGTCGGCAGCGGCCCGTGCGACGGCGCGGGCTGGTACCCGTGGACGAGTACCTACCCGGACTCCCAGAACGGCCGTCCGTGTGGCAGCTCCACCATCGCCAACCCCGAACCGGAGTTGGGCGAGATCGACTTCGAGTCCGACGGCTCGATGCTGCTGGCCTTCCGCGACCGCTTCGGCGACCGCGCGCCGGCCGGTCCCACGCCGGGTTCCGTCGCAGTCGTCATGTCGGGCGGTGACCTGAACAAGGCCTGCCAGGCGGACGGCACGTATGTGATGGACACCAACAACGGCTGCGGGCTCTCCCCCCGGGGCACCCGTTTCTTCGACACCAGCTGGGGTGGTCACCGCAACACGGCGTTCGCCGGCATGGCGCTCTCCAAGGTCGAGAACACCATCGCGGTCTCCGCCTTCGACCCCAACCACACCGCTCTCGGGTACGGCACGTCGTTCCTCCAGCGCGACGGCACGCAGGACCCGAAGTTCGGCCTGCGCCTCAACCCGCCGGGTGCTGTGGCCCCGTTCGGCAAGGGCGCCTCGATGGGCGACCTGGAGGTGCTCTGCGACCAGGCCCCGCTCCAGATCGGCAACCGGGTCTGGTACGACCCCGAGCGCAAGGGCATCCAGAACCCGGGCCAGCGCCCGGTCGTGGGCGCGACCGTCAACCTGTACGACGAGTCGGGCAAGCTCGTGGGGACGACCGTGACGACGGCGCGTGGCGAGTACTACTTCGACGACTCCAATGTCACCGGTGGTCTCCAGCCGAGGACCAAGTACACCATCCGCCTCGACAAACCGGCCGACTACGCCGAGGGCGGTCCGCTCCACCAGTGGGTGCCCACGGAAGCGGATGTCGGCGACAACCACTTCGTCGACTCCAAGGGCATCGTCCCGCGTGACGCGCGCTTCCCGGAGCGCGCGCTGACCACCGGCGGGCCCGGCGAGAACGACCACACCTACGACTTCGGCTTCCGGCAACAGGAGGGCGAGCTGCGCCTGGTCAAGCACGACGAGCACGGCAGAGCGCTGGCCCACGCGAAGTTCCAGCTGTGGAAGGAGACGAACGGTTCCGACGAACTGCAGACCACCGGGGAGGACCCGGACACGAAGGTCGGCAAGCCCTGCATCACCCGGACCAACGGCATCTGCCGCGGCAACGGCGTGCCGGGAACGTACTACTGGCAGGAGGTCAGCCCGCCCGCGGGTTACGCCGCACCGGACGAGCCCGTGTTCGGGCCGCTGGTGCTGACCTCCGACAACCTCGACGACGGGGTCTCGGTGACAGCGGTCAACCGACGGCTTCACACCCCCGAGCCGACACCGAAGCCGACGAAGCCGGGGTCGTGGCCGGGTAAACCTGACAAGCCGGATTGGCCGGAGGCTCCGGGCGCGGGCGCACCGGGCAAACCCGGCCACACCTCCCACTGGGGCCTGGCGTCCACGGGTATGAGCCAGGCGGTTCAGCTGGCTCTGGCCGGCTGCGCCGCGCTCACCGGCCTCGGTGCGGCACTGGTCGTACTGATGCGCAGGCGAAGGGCACAGCACCACTAG
- a CDS encoding recombinase family protein gives MCAGCVTDRWRWRAAHQSRRQRLDLEDAGCIRIFEEKISGRISHDKRPELSKALDRMREGDMLCVQEVDRLGRNLLDGLLLMGHLGQQGIPLRVLKGIGADDHYPEEHAKHDPQADMMLKLAMLLAGERRKDISRKTKNGLDAARMSGKQLGRKRVMTETLTIQAAALRDKGFTIRQIQSHLRIADGKNKGKNPGVGAICQAFERP, from the coding sequence ATGTGTGCTGGGTGCGTTACTGATCGCTGGCGGTGGCGTGCCGCCCATCAATCACGGCGACAGCGGCTCGACCTCGAAGATGCCGGATGTATCCGCATCTTCGAGGAGAAGATCAGCGGCAGGATCAGCCACGACAAGCGCCCCGAACTCTCCAAGGCCCTGGACCGGATGCGCGAGGGCGACATGCTCTGCGTGCAAGAAGTCGACCGCCTCGGCCGCAACCTCCTCGACGGCCTGCTCCTCATGGGGCACCTTGGCCAACAGGGCATCCCGCTGCGCGTCCTCAAGGGCATCGGCGCCGACGACCACTACCCCGAGGAGCACGCGAAACACGACCCGCAGGCAGACATGATGCTCAAGCTGGCCATGCTGCTCGCAGGGGAGCGCCGCAAGGACATCAGCCGCAAGACGAAGAACGGCCTCGACGCTGCCAGAATGTCCGGCAAGCAGCTCGGCCGCAAGCGGGTAATGACGGAGACCCTCACGATCCAGGCCGCCGCCCTCCGCGACAAGGGCTTCACCATTAGGCAGATCCAGTCGCACCTGCGGATCGCCGACGGGAAGAACAAGGGCAAGAACCCCGGTGTCGGCGCCATCTGCCAGGCGTTTGAGCGCCCATGA
- a CDS encoding DNA-binding protein — translation MEQLLMNGPPEPPSATAPPVEVLAVIDVLYRNDDEDGDPPPLAELRRRLTYCCEAFHACHYGALGRALPALIVKARQSAARAGAEASEAHALLSRVLQLTASFLHEYGPATAVQATVVADRALAAAERSGDAVAIGAASRRVAKSLTYQQQPRAAADFAIGAARRLSTELEARGPLGLSTLGMPYLNAAIAAASLDRSTAAVRQASEHVDEAAEVADQQGADLDEDYTMFGPTNVSLHRVDVLTRFEDGWSAIEAADGLESEALYGLSKERQAQHLITMARAQLLTRQKETAAESLVEAARLAPEEVIGRQSTVDLVADVVGATPVPGGDLRRLAEQCGLPA, via the coding sequence TTGGAGCAGCTACTGATGAACGGGCCTCCTGAGCCGCCCTCGGCGACCGCGCCGCCTGTCGAGGTGCTCGCCGTCATCGATGTCCTGTACCGCAACGATGACGAGGACGGGGATCCCCCGCCGCTTGCGGAGCTGCGACGTCGACTCACCTACTGCTGCGAGGCGTTCCATGCCTGCCACTACGGGGCACTCGGCCGGGCCCTGCCCGCGCTGATCGTCAAGGCCAGGCAATCCGCCGCGCGGGCCGGCGCCGAAGCCAGCGAGGCCCACGCCCTGCTGTCGCGGGTCCTGCAACTGACCGCGTCCTTCCTTCATGAGTACGGTCCAGCAACAGCCGTGCAGGCCACGGTGGTTGCAGACCGAGCCCTGGCCGCGGCGGAGCGCTCCGGCGACGCGGTCGCGATCGGTGCGGCGTCGCGGCGGGTAGCAAAGTCGCTCACCTACCAGCAGCAGCCGCGCGCGGCCGCGGATTTCGCCATAGGGGCGGCGCGGCGCCTGTCCACGGAGCTGGAGGCGCGCGGGCCGTTGGGGCTGTCGACCCTCGGCATGCCGTACCTGAACGCGGCGATCGCAGCCGCATCCCTGGACCGGTCAACGGCCGCAGTTCGGCAAGCCAGTGAACACGTTGACGAGGCTGCCGAGGTGGCTGACCAGCAGGGTGCCGACCTCGACGAGGACTACACGATGTTCGGGCCGACGAACGTAAGTCTCCACCGGGTGGATGTGCTGACCAGGTTCGAGGACGGGTGGTCGGCGATCGAAGCCGCGGATGGGCTGGAGAGCGAAGCCCTGTATGGGCTGTCGAAAGAGCGGCAGGCCCAGCACCTCATCACGATGGCACGCGCTCAGCTCTTGACACGACAGAAGGAGACCGCTGCCGAATCGCTGGTCGAAGCGGCGCGGCTGGCCCCGGAAGAGGTCATCGGCCGGCAGTCCACGGTCGACCTCGTAGCCGACGTGGTTGGAGCGACCCCAGTTCCCGGCGGGGACTTGCGCCGCCTGGCCGAGCAATGTGGACTCCCCGCATGA
- a CDS encoding helix-turn-helix transcriptional regulator produces METGRIGRRIAYWRERRAFTQADFGRMMGQTRRWVQDLEGGQRQQDPPLIRACTRGRGPAYPLGAATDERAS; encoded by the coding sequence ATGGAGACTGGGCGCATCGGCCGCCGCATCGCCTACTGGCGAGAGCGCCGCGCCTTCACGCAAGCGGACTTCGGCCGAATGATGGGGCAGACACGCAGGTGGGTGCAGGATCTGGAAGGCGGACAGCGCCAACAGGACCCCCCGCTTATCCGTGCTTGTACGCGCGGCCGAGGTCCTGCGTATCCCCTTGGAGCAGCTACTGATGAACGGGCCTCCTGA
- the pcaDC gene encoding bifunctional 3-oxoadipate enol-lactonase/4-carboxymuconolactone decarboxylase PcaDC, whose translation MSETTTETLQYRFDGPDDAPILVLGPSLGTSWHMWDRQIPELTQHWRVFRYDLPGHGGAPAHPATAIADLSDRLLATLDGLGVQRFGYAGCSIGGAIGADLALRHPQRVASLALVAASPRFGSADEFRQRGVVVRTNGLEPMARTAPERWFTPGFVAAQSAIVDWAVQMVRTTDPGCYIAACEALAAFDVRGELGRIGVPTLVLVGAEDRVTGPGDARILVAGIPDARLALVPGASHLAPVEQPGAVTDLLLTHFSSAWQDTLAAIPAPSVIPQLSAPVLPVAEITAATPQPDPGTTGRADPHERGMKMRREVLGDAHVDQAMAASDDFTEDFQELVTRYAWGEVWTREGLDRRTRSCVTLTALVASGRLESLAAHVRAALRNGLTPAEIKEVLMQTAVYCGVPAAGAAFTVAQTVIQEETRLRP comes from the coding sequence GTGAGTGAGACAACGACTGAAACCCTGCAATACCGCTTTGACGGGCCGGACGACGCGCCGATCCTGGTCCTGGGCCCCTCCCTCGGCACCTCGTGGCACATGTGGGACCGGCAGATACCGGAGCTCACCCAGCACTGGCGGGTCTTCCGCTACGACCTCCCGGGCCACGGCGGCGCGCCCGCCCACCCCGCCACCGCCATCGCCGACCTCTCCGACCGGCTGCTCGCCACCCTCGACGGCCTCGGTGTCCAGCGCTTCGGGTACGCGGGCTGCTCCATCGGCGGTGCGATCGGCGCCGACCTCGCGCTGCGCCACCCGCAGCGGGTCGCCTCGCTGGCCCTGGTCGCTGCCTCGCCCCGGTTCGGCAGCGCCGACGAATTCCGCCAGCGCGGGGTGGTCGTGCGCACCAACGGTCTGGAGCCGATGGCCCGCACCGCGCCCGAGCGCTGGTTCACCCCCGGGTTCGTCGCCGCCCAGTCGGCCATCGTCGACTGGGCCGTCCAGATGGTCCGCACCACCGACCCCGGCTGCTACATCGCCGCCTGCGAGGCCCTCGCCGCCTTCGACGTGCGCGGCGAACTCGGCCGCATCGGCGTCCCGACCCTCGTCCTCGTCGGCGCCGAGGACCGGGTCACCGGACCGGGCGACGCCCGCATCCTGGTCGCCGGCATACCGGACGCCCGGCTCGCCCTCGTACCCGGCGCCTCCCATCTCGCCCCGGTCGAGCAGCCCGGAGCCGTCACCGATCTGCTGCTCACCCACTTCTCCTCGGCCTGGCAGGACACCCTCGCCGCCATCCCCGCCCCGTCCGTCATCCCGCAGCTCTCCGCGCCCGTGCTGCCCGTCGCGGAGATCACCGCCGCCACGCCGCAGCCCGACCCCGGGACCACAGGACGCGCCGACCCGCACGAGCGCGGCATGAAGATGCGCCGCGAAGTGCTGGGCGACGCCCACGTGGACCAGGCCATGGCCGCCTCCGACGACTTCACCGAGGACTTCCAGGAGCTGGTCACCCGCTACGCGTGGGGTGAGGTGTGGACCCGGGAGGGGCTGGACCGCCGGACCCGCAGCTGTGTCACGCTCACCGCGCTGGTCGCCTCCGGCCGTCTGGAGAGCCTGGCCGCGCACGTCCGGGCCGCCCTGCGCAACGGCCTCACCCCGGCCGAGATCAAGGAGGTGCTGATGCAGACCGCCGTGTACTGCGGGGTGCCCGCCGCGGGCGCCGCTTTCACAGTCGCGCAGACCGTGATTCAGGAAGAAACGCGGCTCCGCCCGTAG
- a CDS encoding DUF6278 family protein: MNIPFLDNWRKRHDGARGAGLAAAVAADPDGVAELLAECELLRVRAGQRGLELDDSPASLVALDQLPPRWRDDPEELPWLGNDAGLYLGTVLVRNVPGAVWSIRPSGQPVVRLASGREIDVVEAGLDWAMAGSPELSQVYSESAER; this comes from the coding sequence ATGAACATCCCTTTCTTGGACAACTGGCGTAAGCGTCACGACGGTGCGCGGGGGGCGGGGCTCGCCGCCGCCGTCGCGGCCGATCCCGACGGTGTGGCCGAGCTCCTCGCCGAATGCGAGCTGCTGCGTGTCCGAGCGGGGCAGCGCGGGCTCGAACTCGACGACAGTCCGGCCTCGTTGGTGGCCCTGGACCAGTTGCCGCCGCGCTGGCGGGACGACCCCGAGGAGCTGCCCTGGCTGGGCAACGACGCGGGGCTGTACCTCGGGACGGTCCTGGTGCGGAACGTCCCCGGCGCGGTCTGGAGCATCCGGCCGAGCGGGCAGCCCGTGGTGCGGCTCGCCTCCGGGCGGGAGATCGACGTGGTCGAGGCCGGGCTGGACTGGGCGATGGCGGGCAGCCCCGAGCTCTCCCAGGTCTATTCGGAGTCGGCCGAGAGGTAA
- a CDS encoding RNA ligase 1 family protein: MQKIPTVFVRDFDNNPAHVLPRVTPGCEWVLTGEGQATRKYDGTCVMLDEAGKWWARREVKPRKPEPPNYMALSVDTETGRTIGWEPIGQSSFAKFHAEALQAAGSSKWTAGTFELIGPKVNGNPEGGDVHRLVEHAAAQHVSVPELTFEGIRSTVLALAAVDGCEGIVWHNPDGRMAKIKSRDFPKA; encoded by the coding sequence ATGCAGAAGATTCCCACCGTGTTCGTCCGCGACTTCGACAACAATCCCGCGCACGTCCTGCCCAGGGTGACCCCCGGCTGCGAATGGGTGCTCACAGGCGAAGGGCAGGCCACCCGCAAGTACGACGGCACCTGCGTGATGCTCGACGAGGCAGGCAAGTGGTGGGCGCGTCGCGAAGTGAAGCCCCGCAAGCCGGAACCGCCGAACTACATGGCCCTCTCCGTCGACACCGAGACGGGCAGGACCATCGGCTGGGAACCAATCGGCCAGTCATCGTTCGCGAAGTTCCACGCAGAGGCCCTACAGGCGGCCGGGTCGAGCAAGTGGACCGCCGGGACCTTCGAGCTGATCGGCCCGAAGGTGAACGGAAATCCCGAGGGCGGCGACGTTCACCGGCTCGTCGAGCACGCTGCGGCGCAGCACGTCTCAGTGCCAGAGCTGACATTCGAGGGGATCCGTAGCACTGTGCTGGCCCTGGCAGCGGTCGACGGATGCGAAGGCATCGTCTGGCACAACCCCGACGGACGGATGGCGAAGATCAAATCCAGGGACTTCCCGAAAGCATGA
- a CDS encoding MBL fold metallo-hydrolase: MNAVNPMHLTLTKKTHSCIRLEKDGRTLVIDPGGLSEEDAAVGADAMLVTHEHFDHFDEGRLRAGMEANPAAEIWTLRSVADRLTAAFPGRVHTVGHGDTFTAAGFDVQVHGELHAVIHPDIPRITNIGFLVDGSLFHPGDALTVPDRPVDTLMLPVMAPWNKISEVIDYVREVKPRRAIDIHDALLADLARPVYDNQIGSLGGADHGRLAPGESTGL; encoded by the coding sequence ATGAACGCCGTGAATCCCATGCACCTGACACTGACCAAGAAGACGCACTCCTGCATCCGGCTGGAGAAGGACGGGCGGACGCTCGTCATCGACCCGGGCGGCCTCTCGGAGGAGGACGCGGCCGTGGGCGCCGACGCGATGCTGGTGACGCACGAGCACTTCGACCACTTCGACGAGGGACGGCTGCGCGCCGGTATGGAGGCCAACCCGGCCGCCGAGATCTGGACCCTGCGCAGCGTCGCCGACCGGCTGACGGCCGCCTTCCCCGGCCGCGTCCACACCGTCGGCCACGGCGACACCTTCACCGCGGCGGGCTTCGACGTACAGGTGCACGGCGAACTGCACGCGGTGATCCACCCGGACATCCCGAGAATCACCAACATCGGCTTCCTGGTGGACGGTTCACTCTTCCACCCGGGCGACGCGCTCACCGTCCCCGACCGGCCGGTCGACACCCTGATGCTCCCGGTGATGGCACCCTGGAACAAGATCTCCGAGGTCATCGACTACGTACGCGAGGTCAAGCCGCGCCGCGCCATCGACATCCACGACGCGCTGCTCGCCGATCTCGCCCGCCCGGTCTACGACAACCAGATCGGCAGCCTCGGCGGCGCGGACCACGGCCGGCTGGCCCCGGGGGAATCGACCGGACTGTGA